From a single Rosa rugosa chromosome 7, drRosRugo1.1, whole genome shotgun sequence genomic region:
- the LOC133723445 gene encoding uncharacterized protein LOC133723445 isoform X4, with product MKVLFAERVILAHQSGLEASQPALTQYRVLGPTMNECSWIELQPLTSQKHQVLNINWFQEATKWERLESVNFRMAEESFMDRLGTYMHESCPKIDKDCWQANWCL from the exons ATGAAG GTGCTTTTTGCCGAGAGGGTCATCTTGGCTCATCAATCAGGATTAGAAGCTTCCCAACCTGCTCTAACTCAATATCGGGTGCTTGGTCCTACGATGAATGAATGCTCATGGATTGAATTACAACCACTCACTAGCCAAAAGCATCAG GTGTTGAATATCAATTGGTTTCAGGAGGCAACCAAGTGGGAACGACTAG AAAGTGTTAATTTTCGGAtggctgaggaaagcttcatgGATCGCCTAGGCACCTATATGCATGAATCATGCCCCAAGATTGACAAAGATTGCTGGCAAGCAAACT GGTGTTTGTAG
- the LOC133723445 gene encoding uncharacterized protein LOC133723445 isoform X2, with protein sequence MKVLFAERVILAHQSGLEASQPALTQYRVLGPTMNECSWIELQPLTSQKHQVLNINWFQEATKWERLESVNFRMAEESFMDRLGTYMHESCPKIDKDCWQANCNEPFPDSLVFVVHGSDESTPVEDAFEFGKIIPDH encoded by the exons ATGAAG GTGCTTTTTGCCGAGAGGGTCATCTTGGCTCATCAATCAGGATTAGAAGCTTCCCAACCTGCTCTAACTCAATATCGGGTGCTTGGTCCTACGATGAATGAATGCTCATGGATTGAATTACAACCACTCACTAGCCAAAAGCATCAG GTGTTGAATATCAATTGGTTTCAGGAGGCAACCAAGTGGGAACGACTAG AAAGTGTTAATTTTCGGAtggctgaggaaagcttcatgGATCGCCTAGGCACCTATATGCATGAATCATGCCCCAAGATTGACAAAGATTGCTGGCAAGCAAACTGTAATGAACCATTTCCAGATTCTTT GGTGTTTGTAGTCCATGGATCAGATGAGTCCACTCCGGTTGAAGATGCATTTGAGTTTGGCAAGATCATACCGGACCACTAA
- the LOC133723445 gene encoding uncharacterized protein LOC133723445 isoform X1, with amino-acid sequence MKVLFAERVILAHQSGLEASQPALTQYRVLGPTMNECSWIELQPLTSQKHQVLNINWFQEATKWERLESVNFRMAEESFMDRLGTYMHESCPKIDKDCWQANCNEPFPDSLYVFFLSIFFLFISCIFYRTSYLGFCIYRVFVVHGSDESTPVEDAFEFGKIIPDH; translated from the exons ATGAAG GTGCTTTTTGCCGAGAGGGTCATCTTGGCTCATCAATCAGGATTAGAAGCTTCCCAACCTGCTCTAACTCAATATCGGGTGCTTGGTCCTACGATGAATGAATGCTCATGGATTGAATTACAACCACTCACTAGCCAAAAGCATCAG GTGTTGAATATCAATTGGTTTCAGGAGGCAACCAAGTGGGAACGACTAG AAAGTGTTAATTTTCGGAtggctgaggaaagcttcatgGATCGCCTAGGCACCTATATGCATGAATCATGCCCCAAGATTGACAAAGATTGCTGGCAAGCAAACTGTAATGAACCATTTCCAGATTCTTTGTatgttttttttctctcaattttttttcttttcatttcttgcaTCTTCTACAGGACCAGTTACTTGGGATTCTGTATATACAGGGTGTTTGTAGTCCATGGATCAGATGAGTCCACTCCGGTTGAAGATGCATTTGAGTTTGGCAAGATCATACCGGACCACTAA
- the LOC133723445 gene encoding uncharacterized protein LOC133723445 isoform X3: protein MISMRYAYQFLEMLISFWNQKGSFIDIESVNFRMAEESFMDRLGTYMHESCPKIDKDCWQANCNEPFPDSLYVFFLSIFFLFISCIFYRTSYLGFCIYRVFVVHGSDESTPVEDAFEFGKIIPDH from the exons ATGATATCAATGCGGTATGCCTATCAATTTCTTGA GATGCTGATAAGCTTTTGGAATCAGAAAGGAAGTTTCATTGATATTG AAAGTGTTAATTTTCGGAtggctgaggaaagcttcatgGATCGCCTAGGCACCTATATGCATGAATCATGCCCCAAGATTGACAAAGATTGCTGGCAAGCAAACTGTAATGAACCATTTCCAGATTCTTTGTatgttttttttctctcaattttttttcttttcatttcttgcaTCTTCTACAGGACCAGTTACTTGGGATTCTGTATATACAGGGTGTTTGTAGTCCATGGATCAGATGAGTCCACTCCGGTTGAAGATGCATTTGAGTTTGGCAAGATCATACCGGACCACTAA
- the LOC133721125 gene encoding 1-aminocyclopropane-1-carboxylate oxidase homolog 4-like: MAVNCAASNSEYDRLKEVKEFDESKMGVKGLSDSGITSIPRFFIHPPETLPCNNFNSSTNTTSIPLLDLANLNSPTHRPKIIRQIKDAAATWGFFQVINHGIPASVLDETIRSITAFHEQPHEIKSKHYRRQEHHGVMYTSNNDLYRSKAATWHDSLQVFTAPEEMKVEDDIPEVCRKEVIAWDFHAAKVAAALFELLAEGLGLEPGKFKELGFMKARLFLGHCYPYCPQPDLTVGIKSHTDAGLTVLLQNQVGGLQVKQGSEWVDVKPLPGALTVNIGDFIQIISNGEYQSVEHRVLANSSKEPRISILIFNNLGGWNESDEFGPLPELLSAEKPALYRQFTVPEFLQSFYSKGLDGKNIVERVTLH, translated from the exons ATGGCAGTTAATTGTGCTGCTTCCAATTCCGAATATGATCGGCTCAAAGAAGTTAAAGAGTTCGACGAGTCAAAGATGGGAGTAAAGGGTCTTTCCGACTCTGGCATCACTTCTATTCCTCGCTTCTTCATACACCCACCTGAAACTCTTCCTTGTAATAACTTCAACTCTAGCACCAACACTACCTCCATCCCCCTACTCGACTTAGCCAACCTCAATTCCCCCACTCACCGTCCCAAAATCATTCGACAAATCAAAGATGCCGCCGCCACGTGGGGATTCTTCCAAGTCATCAACCACGGGATACCGGCATCAGTCCTCGATGAGACAATCCGAAGCATCACAGCCTTCCATGAACAACCTCACGAGATCAAATCCAAACACTACAGACGCCAAGAGCACCACGGTGTCATGTACACTAGCAACAATGACTTGTACCGTAGTAAGGCGGCCACCTGGCATGATTCCCTTCAG GTGTTTACGGCACCGGAGGAGATGAAGGTGGAGGATGACATCCCAGAGGTTTGCCGTAAGGAGGTGATTGCATGGGATTTTCATGCAGCCAAAGTAGCCGCGGCattatttgagttgttggctgaAGGTCTTGGTTTGGAACCTGGGAAGTTCAAGGAGTTGGGTTTTATGAAAGCTAGATTATTTTTGGGGCACTGTTATCCCTACTGTCCGCAACCAGATCTGACGGTGGGAATCAAATCTCATACTGATGCCGGTTTGACAGTGTTGCTGCAGAACCAGGTCGGAGGGTTGCAAGTGAAGCAAGGGAGTGAGTGGGTGGATGTTAAGCCCTTGCCTGGGGCATTGACTGTTAATATTGGTGACTTCATACAG ATCATATCAAATGGGGAGTATCAAAGCGTGGAGCATCGAGTATTGGCAAATTCATCGAAGGAACCAAGAATCTCAATATTGATTTTTAATAACTTGGGGGGTTGGAATGAGTCAGATGAATTTGGGCCACTTCCAGAATTATTATCAGCAGAGAAACCAGCCCTTTATCGACAATTCACTGTGCCAGAGTTTCTTCAAAGCTTTTATAGCAAAGGATTAGATGGCAAAAACATAGTAGAAAGAGTTACACTACACTAG